Proteins encoded in a region of the Frondihabitans sp. 762G35 genome:
- a CDS encoding L-lactate MFS transporter: protein MTDTAKSTRPAAPASPTRGRWWIVVAALLLQFSIGAVYAWSVFSTALKSPKAMGLSNPEASLPFEVTIGMIFIGTYIGGRIQDKRGPRPVAITGGIIYALGSLLASLAHDHSQFWLLILGYGVIGGFGLGLAYIVPIAMLQKWFPDKRGLITGLAVAGFGFGAVLTAPVAQSLIAVHPDNPTWAFLPLGLAYLVLSVVGAAFFRNPPEGYEVPGWVPSTSGRVRDSLREYTGREALRAPQWYLLTAILTLNTTVGISLISQANSSAVDIAGYTLTGAAGVVGVLALFNGGGRIFWAWISNRTGRMPAFGLMLGLQGVCLLLIPHAGNPAFFVALAAIVYLCYGGGFGTMPATAGDFFGVKHAGAIYGLMIIGWSLGGVIGPPIIASLVGADKAYTIGYTVMGIIALVSIVLTVITRMPRSKDADAKGTAAKATTATSTTA from the coding sequence ATGACTGATACCGCCAAGTCCACCCGCCCCGCCGCTCCTGCCTCACCGACGAGGGGACGATGGTGGATCGTCGTCGCGGCCCTCCTGCTGCAGTTCTCGATCGGCGCCGTCTACGCCTGGAGCGTCTTCAGCACGGCGCTGAAGAGCCCGAAGGCGATGGGCCTCTCGAACCCCGAGGCGTCGCTGCCGTTCGAGGTGACGATCGGCATGATCTTCATCGGCACCTACATCGGCGGCCGGATCCAGGACAAGCGCGGCCCGCGACCCGTCGCCATCACCGGTGGCATCATCTACGCCCTGGGCTCGCTCCTCGCGTCGCTCGCCCACGACCACAGCCAGTTCTGGCTGCTGATCCTCGGCTACGGCGTCATCGGCGGCTTCGGCCTCGGACTCGCCTACATCGTCCCGATCGCCATGCTGCAGAAGTGGTTCCCCGACAAGCGCGGACTCATCACCGGTCTGGCCGTCGCCGGGTTCGGCTTCGGCGCCGTGCTCACGGCCCCGGTGGCCCAGTCGCTGATCGCCGTGCACCCGGACAACCCGACGTGGGCGTTCCTGCCGCTCGGTCTCGCCTACCTCGTGCTCTCCGTCGTCGGGGCCGCGTTCTTCCGGAACCCGCCGGAGGGCTACGAGGTCCCGGGCTGGGTGCCGTCCACCAGCGGCCGCGTCCGTGACAGCCTCCGCGAGTACACCGGCCGCGAGGCCCTCCGCGCACCGCAGTGGTACCTGCTGACGGCGATCCTGACCCTGAACACCACGGTCGGCATCTCGCTCATCTCCCAGGCCAACTCCAGCGCCGTCGACATCGCCGGGTACACCCTGACCGGAGCCGCGGGAGTCGTCGGCGTCCTGGCGCTCTTCAACGGCGGCGGTCGCATCTTCTGGGCCTGGATCTCCAACCGGACCGGCAGAATGCCCGCCTTCGGCCTGATGCTCGGCCTCCAGGGCGTCTGCCTCCTGCTGATCCCGCACGCGGGCAACCCCGCGTTCTTCGTCGCCCTCGCCGCGATCGTCTACCTCTGCTACGGCGGCGGCTTCGGGACGATGCCCGCCACGGCCGGCGACTTCTTCGGCGTCAAGCACGCGGGAGCGATCTACGGCCTCATGATCATCGGCTGGAGCCTCGGCGGTGTCATCGGCCCGCCCATCATCGCGTCGCTCGTCGGTGCCGACAAGGCCTACACGATCGGCTACACGGTCATGGGCATCATCGCCCTGGTCTCCATCGTCCTGACGGTGATCACGCGGATGCCCCGCTCGAAGGACGCCGACGCGAAGGGCACGGCTGCGAAGGCCACGACGGCGACGAGCACGACCGCCTGA